A window of Pedobacter lusitanus contains these coding sequences:
- a CDS encoding HU family DNA-binding protein has product MTKADIISEISTKTGIEKVDVQETVEAFFKVIKSSMIGGENVYVRGFGSFVVKKRAQKTARNISKNTAIIIPEHFVPSFKPAKVFVDKVKNNSKKLSVEA; this is encoded by the coding sequence ATGACTAAGGCAGATATTATTTCAGAAATATCAACGAAAACAGGAATTGAAAAAGTAGATGTACAGGAAACCGTTGAGGCGTTCTTCAAAGTAATCAAAAGTAGCATGATCGGTGGCGAAAATGTCTATGTTAGGGGTTTTGGAAGTTTTGTTGTTAAAAAGAGAGCACAAAAAACTGCCAGAAATATTTCAAAAAACACTGCGATTATTATTCCAGAGCATTTTGTACCAAGTTTCAAACCAGCAAAAGTTTTTGTTGATAAAGTAAAAAACAATTCAAAAAAACTAAGCGTAGAAGCTTAA
- the mutY gene encoding A/G-specific adenine glycosylase, with the protein MAFQQELTRWYLANKRNLPWRHTQDPYVIWLSEIILQQTRVEQGLPYFNRFLEAYPAVSDFAAASETEILKLWQGLGYYSRGRNMLFTARQIMDLYDGVFPVSYKDLIKLKGVGEYTAAAISSFSSGEAKAVLDGNVFRVLARYFGISTPINSTAGKKQFSELAQSLIDQEDPALYNQAIMEFGALQCKPKSPDCEVCPLVLSCYAKNNKLIPVLPVKLKTVKVKTRYINYFICEQDNTVLVNKRILEDIWQHLYDFPRIETAAEAAVNHEEFTQEVKQKFGADVIIRPLMEMKHLLTHQIIYVQFFALDNYIVNFNMSTEANWVTWPDLDQLPQPKILTKFINFYFNK; encoded by the coding sequence ATGGCATTTCAGCAAGAGCTTACCAGATGGTATCTGGCTAACAAAAGAAATCTTCCCTGGAGACACACACAGGATCCCTATGTGATCTGGTTATCAGAGATTATTTTACAACAGACAAGGGTGGAACAGGGGTTGCCATATTTTAATCGCTTTCTGGAGGCCTATCCTGCTGTAAGTGATTTTGCAGCGGCCAGTGAAACAGAGATCTTAAAGCTCTGGCAAGGTCTGGGTTATTATTCCAGGGGGAGGAATATGTTGTTTACTGCGCGTCAGATTATGGATCTGTATGATGGGGTTTTCCCTGTCAGCTATAAAGACCTGATCAAACTTAAAGGAGTGGGTGAATATACTGCGGCAGCTATTTCGTCTTTTTCTTCCGGTGAGGCAAAAGCGGTTTTAGATGGGAATGTGTTTCGCGTACTTGCCCGGTATTTTGGGATCAGTACACCAATAAACAGTACTGCCGGAAAAAAGCAGTTTTCTGAACTTGCGCAGTCTCTGATTGATCAGGAAGATCCCGCATTGTATAATCAGGCCATCATGGAATTTGGTGCACTGCAGTGTAAGCCAAAATCACCGGATTGTGAAGTTTGCCCGCTGGTACTTTCCTGTTATGCGAAAAATAATAAACTGATACCTGTTCTTCCTGTTAAACTCAAAACAGTGAAGGTTAAAACCCGTTATATCAATTATTTTATCTGTGAGCAGGATAATACTGTCCTGGTTAATAAAAGGATTTTAGAAGATATCTGGCAGCATCTGTATGATTTTCCGCGTATAGAAACTGCGGCTGAGGCAGCTGTAAATCATGAAGAGTTTACTCAGGAAGTTAAACAAAAGTTTGGGGCAGATGTTATTATTCGTCCGTTGATGGAGATGAAACATTTACTGACACACCAAATTATATATGTTCAATTTTTTGCTTTAGATAATTATATCGTTAACTTTAATATGAGCACAGAAGCGAATTGGGTCACTTGGCCTGATTTGGATCAACTGCCGCAACCGAAAATTCTAACCAAATTTATTAACTTCTATTTTAACAAATAG
- a CDS encoding Rne/Rng family ribonuclease, with translation MVKELIIDSSPTGVTIALIEDKQLVELHKEHINTNYAVGDIYLGRIKKIMPGLNAAFVDVGYEKDAFLHYFDLGPQVQSLLKLTKIKRNGTVSGTLLDNLKLEADINKAGKISEVVSKNMLIPVQIAKEPISTKGPRLSSDLSIAGRYIVLVPFSNVISISKKIKSNTERNRLKKIIESIKPKNFGVIIRTVSEGKGVEELQKDLLDSVSKWENFIKKLPEAEPSKRVWGEMDRTSTLIRDILSADFTNVYVNDTGLFEDIRSYVHEISPEMEKIVKPYKHKEPIFEHFGIEKQIKNGFGKTVNLAGGAYLVVEHTEALHVIDVNSGNRTANKENQEENALQVNKEAAKEIARQLRLRDMGGIVVIDFIDMHKPVNRKMLFDYLRELMLLDRAKHTILPPSKFGLVQITRQRVRPEMNIVTSEVCPMCHGTGEIKASIVLMDDIESNMNYILREQNEKNITLCVHPYIEAFIKKGIYSLQWKWFFKFGQKIKVKAVPSYLLTEFHFISSKDEEIKL, from the coding sequence TTGGTAAAGGAATTAATTATCGATTCATCTCCTACGGGAGTAACCATAGCTTTGATTGAAGATAAACAACTTGTAGAACTTCATAAAGAACACATTAACACTAACTACGCCGTAGGCGACATTTATTTAGGCCGCATAAAAAAGATTATGCCGGGACTAAATGCTGCGTTTGTTGATGTGGGTTATGAGAAAGATGCTTTTTTGCATTATTTCGATCTTGGTCCGCAAGTTCAATCTTTATTAAAGCTTACAAAAATTAAGCGGAATGGCACTGTTAGTGGAACGTTATTAGACAATTTAAAGCTTGAAGCCGATATTAATAAGGCTGGCAAAATATCTGAGGTAGTTTCCAAAAACATGCTTATACCTGTTCAAATAGCTAAAGAGCCTATTTCAACTAAAGGACCGCGTCTAAGCTCTGATCTTTCTATTGCAGGACGGTACATAGTATTAGTCCCATTTTCTAATGTAATTTCAATCTCGAAAAAAATTAAGAGTAATACGGAACGTAATCGTCTAAAAAAGATTATTGAAAGTATTAAGCCTAAAAACTTCGGTGTGATCATCAGAACTGTTTCTGAAGGTAAAGGTGTTGAAGAATTACAAAAAGATTTATTGGATTCTGTCTCTAAATGGGAAAATTTCATCAAGAAATTACCTGAAGCAGAACCTTCCAAACGTGTTTGGGGTGAAATGGACAGAACGTCAACGTTAATTCGTGACATTTTAAGTGCAGATTTCACCAATGTTTATGTGAACGATACGGGTTTGTTTGAAGATATCCGTTCTTATGTGCATGAGATTTCTCCGGAAATGGAGAAAATAGTCAAACCTTATAAGCACAAGGAACCTATATTCGAGCATTTCGGTATTGAAAAACAAATTAAGAATGGCTTTGGCAAAACCGTAAATCTTGCCGGCGGAGCTTATCTTGTTGTAGAACATACAGAAGCATTACACGTTATTGACGTGAACAGCGGTAACAGAACTGCCAATAAGGAAAATCAGGAAGAGAATGCCTTACAGGTAAACAAAGAGGCTGCAAAAGAAATTGCCCGTCAGCTCAGATTACGTGATATGGGCGGTATTGTGGTTATCGATTTTATCGATATGCACAAACCGGTTAACCGTAAAATGTTATTTGATTACCTGCGTGAACTGATGCTGCTGGATCGTGCTAAACACACTATTCTGCCTCCAAGTAAATTTGGCCTTGTACAAATTACACGTCAGCGTGTTCGTCCTGAGATGAACATCGTGACCAGCGAAGTTTGTCCAATGTGTCATGGTACCGGCGAAATTAAAGCCAGTATTGTTTTAATGGATGATATTGAAAGTAATATGAACTACATTCTGCGTGAGCAAAATGAAAAGAATATTACACTTTGTGTACACCCGTATATAGAGGCCTTTATCAAGAAAGGTATTTACTCCCTGCAATGGAAGTGGTTCTTTAAATTCGGACAGAAAATTAAAGTAAAGGCAGTTCCGTCTTACTTACTAACAGAGTTTCATTTTATCTCTTCCAAAGACGAAGAAATAAAATTGTAG
- a CDS encoding tetratricopeptide repeat protein, translating into MMNTIRSKQTLIIAAVILLAVFLFTRDIKGLVKPKKETTGVPAGGQLTSAGSTINLTEVSTAAKNSINANLAAEITTLENAYKTASEDQKVNAAKVLAEKWDDVEQAVPSALYLEIIAGKERNLNSWLAAGSRLMKAFDNTQDSLISPVLLQKANAAYTNAVALDSTNLEAKTGLGITVVNGMGAPMSGIAMLLDVIKKDPDNLKANMSLGTFAIKSGQFDKAITRFNGIIAKKPSPDAYFYLATAYENLGKNKEAVEAYLNSKKLAANPTLSNFIDKKVAELKTKN; encoded by the coding sequence ATGATGAACACTATCCGATCTAAACAGACATTGATTATTGCAGCAGTAATTTTGCTTGCGGTATTTTTGTTTACAAGAGATATTAAAGGTTTAGTGAAGCCGAAGAAAGAAACAACTGGCGTTCCTGCCGGGGGGCAACTTACTTCAGCAGGCAGTACAATTAATTTAACAGAGGTTTCAACCGCTGCTAAAAATTCAATTAATGCTAACTTAGCTGCTGAAATCACTACATTGGAAAATGCATATAAAACTGCATCTGAAGATCAGAAAGTGAATGCAGCAAAAGTTCTGGCAGAAAAATGGGATGATGTTGAACAAGCTGTTCCAAGCGCATTATATCTGGAAATCATTGCTGGCAAAGAGCGTAACCTGAATAGCTGGTTAGCTGCTGGTAGCCGGTTAATGAAAGCTTTTGACAATACACAGGATAGTTTAATCTCTCCTGTACTATTACAGAAAGCAAATGCAGCTTATACGAATGCTGTTGCACTGGATTCAACAAATCTTGAAGCTAAAACCGGCCTGGGGATCACTGTCGTTAACGGCATGGGTGCACCAATGTCAGGAATAGCAATGTTGCTGGATGTCATTAAAAAAGACCCTGATAACCTGAAAGCAAACATGAGCTTGGGGACTTTTGCGATAAAATCCGGACAATTTGATAAAGCAATAACCAGGTTTAACGGTATCATTGCCAAAAAGCCTTCACCAGATGCTTATTTTTATCTGGCTACAGCTTATGAAAACCTGGGCAAAAACAAAGAGGCTGTTGAGGCTTACTTAAACAGTAAAAAATTGGCAGCAAATCCAACCTTATCAAACTTTATTGATAAGAAAGTGGCTGAACTGAAAACCAAAAACTAA
- the radA gene encoding DNA repair protein RadA codes for MAKTKSAYFCQSCGYESAKWLGKCPSCNSWNTFVEEVIEKPGASVPAWQPSGSAKRSNKPNKITNIAFTEENKISTSDFELDRVLGGGLVAGSVVLIGGEPGIGKSTLMLQLALNITGKKVLYVSGEESEQQIKMRAERITSSPTAECYILTETSTQNIFKQIEILEPDIIVVDSIQTLHSAHIDSTPGSVSQVRECTAELLRFAKETDTPVFLIGHITKDGAIAGPKILEHMVDTVLQFEGDRHHVYRILRSIKNRFGAAAELGIYAMHSGGLRQVSNPSEILLSQRDEELSGIAIAATLEGARPMLIETQALVSTAAYGTPQRSATGFDTRRMNMLLAVLEKRCGFRLSTRDVFLNIAGGIKVEDPAIDLAILAAIISSHEEIFISSKICFAAEVGLSGEIRAVNRIEQRIAEADKLGFERIFVSNYNLKGLVTDKYKLEITGVNKIEDVFSLLFG; via the coding sequence TTGGCTAAAACTAAATCAGCATATTTCTGTCAGAGTTGTGGATATGAATCAGCCAAATGGCTTGGAAAATGTCCTTCGTGTAATTCATGGAATACTTTCGTAGAGGAAGTAATTGAAAAACCAGGAGCTAGTGTACCTGCATGGCAGCCATCAGGTTCGGCAAAAAGATCAAATAAGCCCAACAAGATTACCAATATAGCTTTTACCGAAGAGAATAAAATCTCGACGAGTGATTTTGAACTGGACCGTGTACTGGGTGGCGGCCTTGTTGCCGGCTCCGTTGTACTTATCGGCGGGGAACCCGGAATAGGGAAGTCTACCCTGATGTTACAGCTTGCTCTGAATATTACCGGGAAAAAAGTCCTGTACGTTTCAGGAGAAGAAAGTGAACAGCAGATCAAAATGCGTGCGGAAAGAATAACCAGCAGTCCAACTGCTGAATGCTATATCCTTACTGAAACTTCTACTCAAAATATATTCAAGCAGATAGAAATACTTGAACCGGATATTATTGTGGTAGATTCTATACAAACACTCCACTCTGCACATATTGACTCCACGCCGGGCAGTGTTTCACAGGTAAGGGAGTGTACCGCAGAATTATTACGTTTTGCCAAAGAAACTGATACTCCCGTATTTTTAATTGGCCATATCACCAAAGACGGAGCCATCGCAGGCCCTAAAATCCTGGAGCACATGGTTGACACGGTTTTACAATTTGAAGGTGACAGACATCATGTATACCGGATTCTCCGCTCCATCAAAAACAGATTCGGAGCTGCCGCAGAACTGGGTATATATGCCATGCACAGCGGTGGATTAAGACAGGTATCCAACCCTTCTGAAATTCTACTGTCCCAAAGAGACGAGGAATTAAGCGGGATTGCCATTGCAGCAACCTTAGAAGGCGCCAGGCCCATGCTGATTGAAACACAGGCTTTGGTGAGTACTGCTGCATACGGAACGCCTCAGCGTTCTGCTACCGGCTTTGATACCAGAAGAATGAACATGCTGCTTGCAGTGCTGGAAAAAAGATGCGGTTTCAGATTGAGTACAAGAGATGTATTTTTAAACATAGCCGGAGGGATTAAGGTGGAAGATCCTGCTATTGACCTGGCTATTCTGGCCGCGATTATCTCCTCGCATGAGGAAATTTTCATCTCTTCGAAAATCTGTTTTGCAGCAGAGGTAGGTTTATCCGGCGAAATCCGGGCTGTCAACAGAATTGAACAGCGGATTGCTGAAGCAGATAAACTGGGTTTTGAAAGAATTTTTGTTTCTAACTATAATCTGAAAGGACTGGTTACGGATAAATATAAACTTGAAATTACGGGTGTCAATAAAATTGAAGATGTTTTCTCCCTGTTGTTCGGGTAG
- the carB gene encoding carbamoyl-phosphate synthase large subunit, which yields MPKDTSIRSVLIIGSGPIIIGQACEFDYSGSQAALSLKEEGIEVSIINSNPATIMTDKIIADHVYLRPLTVDSIEQILIERKIDAVLPTMGGQTALNLCKEAEERGVWEKHGVRVIGVDVAAIEKTENRESFRQLMVDIGVGVAPSKIANSFLEGKEAAQEIGYPLVIRPSYTLGGSGGGFVHKKEEFDAALKRGLEASPTHEVLVEKAVLGWKEYELELLRDSNDNVIIICSIENFDPMGIHTGDSITVAPAMTLSDSCYQDMRNQAIKMMRAIGTFAGGCNVQFSVNPDNDDIIAIEINPRVSRSSALASKATGYPIAKIASKLAIGYNLDEIENQITKTTSAYFEPTLDYVIVKVPRWNFDKFKGANPELGLQMKSVGEVMAIGRSFTEALQKACQSLEIGRAGLGADGKHNRSIEEIMHGLEHPSWNRLFLIKDAMSMGVPLESIRKVTRIDKWFLAQIQELVQLETELKRYSLTNIPKEFFFNLKQKGFSDIQIAYLLGNVTEDEVYDRRKSLGIRRVYKMVDTCAAEFAAQTPYYYSTFEEENESVPSDKKKIIVLGSGPNRIGQGIEFDYSCVHGLLAAKESGFESIMINCNPETVSTDFNMADKLYFEPVFWEHVREIIELENPVGVIVQLGGQTALKMAEKLHENGIKIIGTSYNDMDIAEDRGRFSDLLKELDIPYPKYGVAENAEEAIVVANEVGYPVLVRPSYVLGGQGMSIVINDEDLEKAVVKLLGDLPGNRVLIDHFLDRAEETESDSICDGEDVHIVGLMEHIEPAGIHSGDSFAVLPPFSLSAKVMESMETYSKKIARALNVIGLLNIQFAVKDEKVYVIEANPRASRTVPFIAKAYDVPYINIAAKVMLGVNKLKDFKIERKLEGYAIKEPVFSYDKFPEVPKELGPEMKSTGESIRFIKDLEDPYFRKLYKDKSMYLSK from the coding sequence ATGCCTAAAGACACATCCATACGTTCAGTATTGATTATCGGTTCCGGACCTATTATTATTGGCCAAGCCTGTGAGTTTGATTACTCCGGATCCCAAGCTGCCTTATCCTTAAAAGAAGAAGGAATTGAAGTTTCTATTATTAACTCCAATCCTGCAACTATTATGACCGATAAGATCATTGCAGACCATGTTTACCTCAGACCTTTAACGGTAGACTCTATTGAGCAGATTTTAATAGAGCGGAAAATTGACGCTGTATTGCCAACCATGGGAGGGCAGACTGCTTTAAACCTTTGTAAAGAGGCTGAAGAGCGCGGTGTCTGGGAAAAACATGGTGTTAGAGTGATTGGAGTTGATGTTGCTGCCATTGAAAAAACAGAAAACAGAGAATCTTTCCGCCAGTTAATGGTTGACATAGGTGTGGGTGTTGCACCATCAAAAATTGCGAACTCTTTCCTTGAAGGTAAAGAAGCTGCACAGGAAATAGGCTATCCGCTGGTTATTCGTCCTTCTTATACTTTAGGAGGATCAGGTGGTGGATTTGTTCATAAAAAGGAAGAATTTGATGCTGCGCTTAAACGTGGTCTTGAAGCTTCTCCAACACATGAAGTTCTTGTAGAAAAAGCAGTTTTAGGCTGGAAAGAATATGAATTAGAGTTATTAAGAGACAGCAATGATAATGTGATTATCATTTGTTCTATTGAAAACTTCGATCCGATGGGTATTCATACCGGTGACTCTATTACAGTTGCGCCGGCAATGACATTATCTGACAGCTGTTACCAGGACATGCGTAACCAGGCTATCAAAATGATGCGTGCGATAGGTACTTTTGCAGGGGGATGTAACGTACAGTTCTCTGTTAATCCTGATAACGACGATATCATTGCTATTGAGATTAACCCAAGGGTTTCCCGTTCATCAGCACTGGCAAGTAAAGCAACAGGTTATCCGATTGCTAAAATTGCTTCTAAGCTGGCGATTGGTTATAACCTTGATGAAATAGAAAATCAGATTACAAAAACTACTTCGGCTTATTTTGAGCCAACTTTAGATTATGTAATTGTTAAAGTACCACGCTGGAACTTTGATAAATTCAAAGGAGCAAATCCTGAACTGGGCTTACAGATGAAATCTGTTGGTGAAGTGATGGCAATTGGCCGCAGTTTTACTGAAGCATTGCAGAAAGCTTGTCAGAGTCTGGAAATCGGACGTGCTGGTTTGGGTGCTGATGGAAAACATAACAGAAGCATCGAAGAGATTATGCACGGCCTGGAGCATCCAAGCTGGAACCGCTTATTCCTGATCAAGGATGCCATGAGTATGGGCGTTCCACTGGAATCTATCCGTAAAGTCACTAGAATTGACAAATGGTTCCTTGCTCAGATCCAGGAGCTGGTACAGCTGGAAACAGAATTAAAACGTTATTCATTAACTAATATACCGAAGGAATTTTTCTTCAACCTGAAACAAAAAGGATTCTCTGATATCCAGATTGCTTACCTGTTGGGTAATGTAACTGAGGATGAGGTTTATGACCGCAGAAAATCACTGGGAATCAGAAGAGTGTATAAGATGGTAGATACCTGTGCTGCTGAGTTTGCTGCACAGACACCATATTACTACTCGACTTTTGAGGAGGAGAACGAATCAGTTCCTTCAGATAAAAAGAAAATTATTGTATTAGGATCAGGCCCGAACCGTATTGGTCAGGGTATTGAGTTCGATTACTCTTGTGTGCACGGTTTACTGGCAGCAAAAGAAAGCGGATTTGAATCGATTATGATCAACTGTAATCCTGAAACTGTTTCTACAGACTTCAACATGGCAGATAAGTTATACTTTGAGCCGGTATTCTGGGAACATGTACGTGAAATCATCGAACTGGAAAACCCTGTAGGTGTGATTGTACAGTTAGGTGGTCAGACTGCTTTGAAAATGGCAGAAAAGCTTCATGAAAACGGAATTAAAATCATTGGTACTTCTTATAACGATATGGATATTGCAGAAGACCGTGGCCGTTTCTCAGATCTGTTAAAAGAATTAGATATTCCATATCCTAAGTACGGTGTTGCCGAGAATGCAGAAGAAGCTATCGTAGTAGCTAATGAAGTAGGTTATCCGGTATTGGTCCGTCCTAGTTATGTATTGGGTGGACAGGGAATGAGTATTGTGATCAATGATGAAGATCTGGAAAAAGCAGTAGTGAAGTTACTGGGTGATTTACCGGGTAACAGAGTGCTGATTGACCATTTCCTTGACAGAGCAGAAGAAACTGAATCAGATTCAATCTGTGATGGTGAGGATGTACATATTGTTGGTTTAATGGAACACATTGAGCCGGCTGGTATCCACTCCGGAGATTCATTTGCAGTATTGCCACCGTTCAGTCTTTCTGCCAAAGTGATGGAAAGCATGGAGACTTACTCTAAAAAAATAGCCAGAGCTTTAAATGTAATCGGTTTACTGAATATTCAGTTTGCCGTAAAAGATGAAAAGGTTTATGTAATTGAAGCAAATCCAAGAGCATCAAGAACGGTTCCTTTTATCGCCAAAGCATATGATGTTCCTTATATCAATATCGCTGCTAAAGTAATGTTAGGGGTAAACAAACTGAAAGACTTCAAAATTGAACGTAAATTAGAAGGCTACGCAATTAAAGAGCCGGTTTTCTCTTACGATAAATTCCCTGAAGTACCGAAAGAGTTAGGTCCTGAAATGAAATCTACAGGTGAATCTATCAGATTTATCAAAGACCTGGAAGATCCTTATTTCAGAAAACTGTATAAAGACAAATCAATGTATTTATCAAAATAA
- a CDS encoding KUP/HAK/KT family potassium transporter, whose product MHPNLKKLSAAGMLVTLGIIFGDIGTSPLYTFQVLLKEGGQVNPALVLGAISCVFWTLTLQTTFKYIFITLQADNKGEGGIFSLYALVRRYGKWMAIPAIIGAGTLLADGIITPPISVTSAIEGLNLVPALSQIIVPGNTLILGIVITIIVLLFFFQQFGTKVIGASFGPIMLCWFCMIALLGLIQVIHYPEIFKALNPYYGARLLMDHPHGFWLLGAVFLCTTGAEALYSDLGHCGRKNIQISWIFVKTALVLNYLGQGAWVLMQSPQKSFDGVNPFFEIVPHLFLIPVVIVATMATIIASQALISGSFTLISEAVSMNFWPKVTIKYPTNIRGQIYIPSINWLLCIGCIAVSLYFRTSENMTAAYGFSITIAMLMTTILMYYFMRYVKRWPLWLVLLIVSVFAVVELSFFVANSVKIVKRLFFLVFEVGLIFTMFVWFKARKITNRFLKFVDLEDQVPMLKALSEDRSIAKYCTHLIYLTKANNSKQIEQKVLYSIFSRNPKRADVYWFVHIERTDEPYTMEFMVEELADDKIIRIEFRLGFRIHPRINVLFRKVVQEMVANKEIDITSKYDSLNKFNLAADFRFVIMEKFLSYENEFSLKDGFILRSYFAIKKLAQSDTKAFGLDTSETIIEKIPLVVYPVENIHLKRIFKPVG is encoded by the coding sequence ATGCATCCTAATCTTAAAAAATTATCCGCAGCGGGTATGTTAGTTACACTGGGTATCATATTCGGTGATATCGGAACATCCCCGCTCTATACCTTTCAGGTATTACTCAAAGAGGGGGGACAGGTAAACCCGGCTTTAGTATTGGGGGCTATTTCGTGCGTGTTCTGGACGCTGACCCTGCAAACCACTTTCAAATATATTTTTATTACACTGCAGGCAGACAATAAAGGAGAGGGAGGAATCTTTTCTTTGTACGCACTAGTGAGACGTTATGGTAAATGGATGGCTATCCCTGCAATAATCGGAGCAGGAACATTACTCGCCGATGGTATTATTACCCCACCGATCTCTGTAACCTCTGCCATTGAGGGGCTAAATCTCGTGCCTGCATTATCACAGATTATTGTTCCCGGGAATACACTCATTCTGGGTATAGTGATCACCATTATTGTATTGCTGTTCTTTTTTCAACAATTTGGCACTAAAGTAATCGGGGCCTCATTTGGTCCGATTATGCTTTGCTGGTTTTGTATGATCGCTTTACTGGGGCTAATCCAGGTCATTCATTATCCGGAAATATTTAAAGCGCTCAACCCTTATTACGGGGCACGCTTACTAATGGATCATCCACATGGCTTCTGGCTGTTGGGAGCGGTATTTTTATGTACCACCGGAGCCGAAGCTTTATATTCTGACCTGGGACACTGCGGCAGAAAAAACATACAGATCAGCTGGATTTTTGTAAAGACAGCATTAGTACTGAATTACCTTGGACAGGGTGCATGGGTATTAATGCAAAGTCCGCAAAAAAGCTTTGATGGTGTTAATCCGTTTTTTGAGATTGTGCCGCACTTATTTTTAATTCCTGTTGTCATTGTTGCCACCATGGCGACAATTATTGCCAGCCAGGCATTGATTTCGGGCTCCTTCACTTTAATCAGCGAGGCTGTAAGTATGAATTTCTGGCCAAAGGTGACCATCAAATACCCCACTAATATTCGCGGACAGATTTATATTCCAAGTATAAACTGGTTGCTTTGTATAGGCTGTATTGCTGTTTCCCTTTATTTCAGAACATCTGAGAATATGACCGCAGCCTATGGATTCTCTATCACCATTGCAATGCTGATGACTACTATTCTGATGTATTATTTTATGCGTTATGTAAAACGGTGGCCACTCTGGCTGGTTCTTTTGATAGTCAGTGTATTTGCTGTGGTTGAACTTTCTTTCTTTGTAGCAAACTCCGTAAAAATTGTCAAAAGGTTATTCTTCCTCGTTTTTGAAGTGGGTTTGATTTTCACCATGTTTGTTTGGTTTAAAGCCCGTAAGATTACTAACCGCTTCTTAAAGTTTGTTGATCTGGAAGACCAGGTACCCATGCTGAAGGCTTTAAGCGAAGATCGCTCCATAGCTAAATACTGTACGCATCTGATCTATCTGACCAAAGCAAATAACAGTAAACAAATTGAACAGAAAGTACTTTATTCTATTTTCAGCAGGAATCCCAAAAGAGCAGATGTATACTGGTTTGTACATATTGAAAGAACCGATGAACCCTATACGATGGAGTTTATGGTCGAGGAGCTTGCTGATGATAAGATTATCCGCATAGAATTCAGACTGGGTTTCCGTATTCATCCAAGGATTAACGTACTGTTCAGAAAGGTCGTGCAGGAAATGGTCGCTAATAAAGAGATTGACATTACCAGTAAATATGATTCCCTGAATAAGTTTAACCTGGCAGCAGATTTCCGCTTTGTGATCATGGAGAAATTCCTTTCCTATGAAAACGAATTCAGTCTGAAAGACGGTTTTATTCTGAGAAGCTATTTTGCGATAAAAAAACTGGCGCAGTCTGACACTAAAGCTTTTGGCCTGGATACGAGTGAAACGATTATTGAAAAAATCCCACTGGTCGTTTATCCTGTAGAAAATATACACCTGAAACGTATTTTCAAGCCGGTCGGCTGA